From Campylobacter showae:
CATGCGAATTAGCGTCCATACCGCAAAATTTATATGGCAAATTTTCTCCGATCAAACTTGGCTGTTGCGAACTAGCTAGGATAATGAGTTCGTTTTTTTCGCCTGTTTGCTTTACGATCCACGAAGGGATAGACTTTGCCGCTTCGCTATGTCTTTGAAACTCCTCTACATCGCGCTTTGCCACGTCTTTATAAATCATTTGCAATATGTTCATATAAGACTCTACCTTACTCTGTATATCGACGTTTGAGATATAGTTGGAGGAGTCTTGTAGTTTTTTATAAAATATAAAACCCATAGCCAGACAAGAGCAGATCACTAGTACGGCGATCGGCAGGACGATGAACTGCGTCATCGACTTTTTAAAATCTAAATTTTGCATAAAACTTCTTTAAAAAAATTACTCTCATTTTATCATTATTTACTTAAGTTAATTATAAAAGCTAAATTTTATAAAAATAGTTTATAAAGTAAGAAGAACGCAAACCCCAGCAAAATGACCGCACACACGTAGTTTAGCCATTTCGCGACGTTTTGCGAGATAAATTTGGCGCTTTTATGCACGGCAAACGGCATCGAAACGATCCAGATAAATATCGCCGCGACTAGCCCCGCCACGACCGCGCCCGCGTTTTCAAAACTTTTGGCAAAGCCTGCGATGCTGAGCCAAAATCCGACGGTATATGGATTTGCAAGCGTGACGAAAAAGCCTTTTGCGTAGTTTTTGCTAAATTTTACTTCACCGCCCTGTGCGTCCGCCGTTATAGGCTTGTTTGCATTTTTAAATATAGCATAGGAGATGTAGGCTAGGTAGCAAAATCCAAAAATCCCGATGATTTTTTCCGCCGTTTCGCCCTGCAAATACTCAAGCACGCCAAACGCTAAAAGCAGCAGATACGCCACGTCCGCACTCATAGCGCCAAGCCCGATAGCAAACGCCGACCAAAACGACCTTATCGCCGCGCTCATTATCATCACGTTTACGGGCCCTAGCGGTACCGCCGCGCTAAAACCCAGCAGCAACCCCTGCAAAAACGCGTTCATCTTCGTCCCTTTTGATTTTTGTATTTTGGATTTTATCTAAATTTGAGAGATTTTGGGGTCGTTAAATTTGAACGAAACACGCAAATTTAAATTTAGAATTTGGAAAATTTACTCACCGAGACCCGCACCTTTAAGGCGTCAAATTCGGTTTGGTTAAATTTAGCGTTGCGAGTTTGGCTTCCTTGCGTAAAAAACAACCGTTTGAGGTTATTTTTTACTTTATTGTAAAGGGGGTGGGGGCTTAAATTGCGAAGTCGCTCCCCACCCCCTTTAATTCCCCTCCCCCTACGACGTGAGAAGTTGCTGCGCTATGCGCAGATTTAGATTTGACGCTATCGCGTCGCAAGTTTAATATTTAGCATTTTCGCGGTGCGGGTCTCGGCGAATAAAATTTGTAAATTTGACTTCAAATTTGAACGTAAAACGATAAGGCGAAGTATCGCGAGATGATTTTTCGAGCTTTGAAGCAAAATTGAGCGTGCGCTAGGCATGTAGCCTATCTGGTCAAATTTTAACGAAATCCGCAAAAAGCACTCGCGAGACAAGCCGTAGCAAGGCAAATTTACAGCCTTACTATCTGCGCTCCAAATCCCCCCTGCCCCGCCGGCGCGTCGAAAAACTCCTTCACGCTTGGATGTTCGCGCAAGAAGTTTTTGACCGCGTAGGCGAGCTTGCCCGTACCGATGCCGTGATACACCTGCACCTCGTCAAAGCCCATCACTAGGCTATCTGAGATAAATTTATCGAGCTTTTGCACCGCTTCGTCCGCGCGCAGGCCGTGCAGATCTAGCGTGACGCTGGCGTTTTGCGGCTTTTGCACGCTTAGGTTTATACCTGATTTTTTCGGCGGCGCGGGCGTTTCGCCGCTGATTTTTAGCTGATTTATCGGCACGCGCATGCTCACGTTATCGGTTTGTATCACGGCGTCATTTTTGCTAAGGCTCGCCACGACGCCTTTGATCTTGCCGTATTTCACGCGGTCGCCTACTTTTAGCTCGGGCGGGGCGGAGATTTCGGGCTTTTGCACGGCGCGCTTGGCCTCGTTTGCGCGGTTTAGAGCGCGCTGTTTTTCCTTGGTGTCGTCTAGATTTATCGCTCGCCTAGCCTCGTTTATCGCCTTAAAATATTCCCGCTCCAGCCGCGTTATAACCTCGTGTTGCTCGGCCTCGGCTCGCTCTTTTTGCTCTTTTAAATTTTCGATTAGCGAGTCTAGCTTTTGCTCTTTTTTCTCCGCGCTTTCGAGCTTTTCTTTGAGCTGCACCTCTAAATTTAACGTCTTTGTGATGATTTCGTTTAGATTTTCTTTGTCTTCGCCGTAGATTTTTTTCGCCTGCGCGACCAAATTTGCCGCGATGCCGTATCTAGCCGCAGTCTCAAAGGCGTATGATTTACCGATCGTGCCCTTTAAAAACTCAAATTTAGGCCGCGAGTTTTCCTCGTCGTATAGCGCCGCGACTAGCTCTACGTCGGGGTTTTTAGCTAGTAGCATCGCAAGGCGCTTGTGGTGGGTGGTGATGATCATCTTGATATCCTGACCCATCAGCCGCTCGATCATCACGCCGTATAGGCTCGCCGCCTCCTCAAAATCCGTTCCAAGCTCGATCTCATCGACTCCGATGAGCAGATTTTTCTTCGTAAAAAGCTTAGAAAAATGCACCATACGCCCGGCAAAGGTCGAGATGTCGTTTTTCACGTTTTGCGGATCCTCTATGATGGCGTCAAATTCTTTGAAATTTCCGATCTGCGAATTTTGCGCGTTTATGCGCATCGGTAGCAGGTATTTAGCTAAAAATGCCGCGGCTATCAGCGATTTTAGCAGCATTGATTTACCGCCCGCGTTTACGCCGGTGATCAACAGCACCTTTTTACTAAAGTCGATGCTGATGCTTTTTGGATTTTTTAGCGCGGGGTGAGCGAAATTTGCCAGCTTTAAATTTGACCCGCCGCTTGGCAGCACGAACTCAAAATCAGCGCTTTTAGCCGTAAAAACTCGTGCGCAGTAGGCGTCAAATACGTCAAACGCGCCGTTTATAAATTTTAAAAACGGCAAGCCCTTGTGCATCGCGGAGCTAAAAATTTTACAGTGCTCGTAGACGATCTGCTCTTTTTTATCCAGCAGTTCGCTTTGCTCTT
This genomic window contains:
- a CDS encoding LysE family transporter translates to MNAFLQGLLLGFSAAVPLGPVNVMIMSAAIRSFWSAFAIGLGAMSADVAYLLLLAFGVLEYLQGETAEKIIGIFGFCYLAYISYAIFKNANKPITADAQGGEVKFSKNYAKGFFVTLANPYTVGFWLSIAGFAKSFENAGAVVAGLVAAIFIWIVSMPFAVHKSAKFISQNVAKWLNYVCAVILLGFAFFLLYKLFL
- a CDS encoding endonuclease MutS2 yields the protein MERFNSFLARPKPLFMAGDSRLHYEKILELSQKQFDPPSPAQNLDDALMRLSKQATLHVSEIFEFAKIIGYFTYLKTLKFEGKLGEWLAKIEIPQPMLKLANSFDKNGELKDEVDERLGGIRDAFSAKRAQIDADLRRLIYSKSITPYLVDTQVHYISSVEALLVRGGFNHVLKGTVVARSSGGYFYVAPENIQKLKKEQSELLDKKEQIVYEHCKIFSSAMHKGLPFLKFINGAFDVFDAYCARVFTAKSADFEFVLPSGGSNLKLANFAHPALKNPKSISIDFSKKVLLITGVNAGGKSMLLKSLIAAAFLAKYLLPMRINAQNSQIGNFKEFDAIIEDPQNVKNDISTFAGRMVHFSKLFTKKNLLIGVDEIELGTDFEEAASLYGVMIERLMGQDIKMIITTHHKRLAMLLAKNPDVELVAALYDEENSRPKFEFLKGTIGKSYAFETAARYGIAANLVAQAKKIYGEDKENLNEIITKTLNLEVQLKEKLESAEKKEQKLDSLIENLKEQKERAEAEQHEVITRLEREYFKAINEARRAINLDDTKEKQRALNRANEAKRAVQKPEISAPPELKVGDRVKYGKIKGVVASLSKNDAVIQTDNVSMRVPINQLKISGETPAPPKKSGINLSVQKPQNASVTLDLHGLRADEAVQKLDKFISDSLVMGFDEVQVYHGIGTGKLAYAVKNFLREHPSVKEFFDAPAGQGGFGAQIVRL